In Ptiloglossa arizonensis isolate GNS036 chromosome 6, iyPtiAriz1_principal, whole genome shotgun sequence, a single window of DNA contains:
- the Cluap1 gene encoding clusterin associated protein 1 isoform X2, producing the protein MMRVLGYPRLISIGNFRLPNFPLVAEILIWLVKRFDPEADIPNEHNTEEERIALIRAVAEFMALKTNIKLNTKKLYQADGYAVKELLKITTLLYDAQSNSNNNNNVTSDNNFDLTNFDISDKVNGLKSTRQLASQLTVTGASLFDLLGREVNLREIRNSKVARQFDTSEIEMALKNVIESVHKEIDDTKRQIDNVKDTEQNLDVRIERRRTELDRNQKRLQTLKKVRPAFMEEFEKLEVELRSLYDDYLQKFRYLAYLEHLYEDTAKAEQERFERRQEATRKQLEKMRAEDANFETMMEGNDSILPTNLQEPPPPLGDIEKQNTEKRIQSSRLKSAGRASRMQISQRRIYGSMSGRQRGTIQESNDSVGSLDSDSDLLIDGDLDDDDEDDDILDSVGGPEIGNFNSKVVQEKRAVSKLDHSDEDF; encoded by the exons ATGATGCGTGTGCTCGGTTATCCGAGATTAATTTCCATTGGAAATTTTCGATTACCAAATTTTCCATTGGTTGCGGAAATTCTTATTTGGCTGGTGAAAAGATTTGATCCTGAAGCTGATATACCCAATGAACATAATACCGAAGAAGAACGTATAGCATTAATTCGTGCAGTTGCTGAATTTATG GCACTAAAAACGAATATTAAGTTgaatacaaaaaaattataCCAAGCTGATGGCTATGCTgtaaaagaattattaaaaataaccaCACTACTGTACGATGCTCAAagcaatagtaataataataataacgtaacATCTGATAATAACTttgatttaactaattttgatATATCTGATAAAGTTAATGGACTGAAATCAACTAGACAGTTAGCTAGTCAGTTGACAGTTACTGGTGCATCATTGTTTGACTTACTAGGACGTGAAGTTAATCTTCGGGAAATTCGCAATTCAAAGGTTGCTAGACAGTTTGATACCTCAGAAATTGAAATGGCACTGAAAAATGTTATTGAAAGTGTACATAAGGAAATTGATGATACTAAAAGGCAAATTGATAATGTTAAG GATACAGAACAAAACTTGGATGTAAGAATTGAAAGGCGTCGTACAGAACTTGATAGAAATCAAAAAAGGCTACAAACATTAAAGAAAGTACGCCCAGCTTTCATGGAAGAGTTTGAAAAACTTGAAGTTGAATTAAGATCTTTATATGAtgattatttacaaaaatttcggTATCTTGCATATCTTGAACATTTATACGAAGATACCGCTAAAGCGGAACAAGAAAGATTTGAAAGGCG ACAAGAAGCAACACGGAAGCAGTTGGAAAAAATGAGAGCAGAGGATGCTAATTTTGAAACTATGATGGAAGGAAATGATTCTATATTACCAACAAATCTTCAAGAACCTCCACCTCCTCTCGGTGatattgaaaaacaaaatactGAAAAAAGGATACAAAGCAGTCGATTAAAATCAG ctGGCCGTGCATCAAGAATGCAAATATCACAGCGACGAATTTATGGCAGTATGTCAGGACGTCAGAGAGGAACAATTCAAGAATCAAATGACAGTGTTGGTTCTTTAGATAGTGATAGTGATTTGCTGATTGACGGTGATCTCGATGATGACGATGAAGATGACGATATTTTAGACTCTGTAGGAGGACCAGAAATTgggaattttaattcaaaagttGTGCAAGAAAAACGGGCTGTTAGTAAGTTAGATCATTCAGATGAGGATTTTTAA
- the Cluap1 gene encoding clusterin associated protein 1 isoform X1 produces the protein MKTTSYVKKKYRGSLITQFYSKMSFRDLRNFTEMMRVLGYPRLISIGNFRLPNFPLVAEILIWLVKRFDPEADIPNEHNTEEERIALIRAVAEFMALKTNIKLNTKKLYQADGYAVKELLKITTLLYDAQSNSNNNNNVTSDNNFDLTNFDISDKVNGLKSTRQLASQLTVTGASLFDLLGREVNLREIRNSKVARQFDTSEIEMALKNVIESVHKEIDDTKRQIDNVKDTEQNLDVRIERRRTELDRNQKRLQTLKKVRPAFMEEFEKLEVELRSLYDDYLQKFRYLAYLEHLYEDTAKAEQERFERRQEATRKQLEKMRAEDANFETMMEGNDSILPTNLQEPPPPLGDIEKQNTEKRIQSSRLKSAGRASRMQISQRRIYGSMSGRQRGTIQESNDSVGSLDSDSDLLIDGDLDDDDEDDDILDSVGGPEIGNFNSKVVQEKRAVSKLDHSDEDF, from the exons ATGAAAACAACGAGTTACGTCAAGAAAAAGTATCGTGGTTCATTGATAActcagttttattcaaaaatgtcATTTCGTGACTTAAGAA ATTTCACAGAAATGATGCGTGTGCTCGGTTATCCGAGATTAATTTCCATTGGAAATTTTCGATTACCAAATTTTCCATTGGTTGCGGAAATTCTTATTTGGCTGGTGAAAAGATTTGATCCTGAAGCTGATATACCCAATGAACATAATACCGAAGAAGAACGTATAGCATTAATTCGTGCAGTTGCTGAATTTATG GCACTAAAAACGAATATTAAGTTgaatacaaaaaaattataCCAAGCTGATGGCTATGCTgtaaaagaattattaaaaataaccaCACTACTGTACGATGCTCAAagcaatagtaataataataataacgtaacATCTGATAATAACTttgatttaactaattttgatATATCTGATAAAGTTAATGGACTGAAATCAACTAGACAGTTAGCTAGTCAGTTGACAGTTACTGGTGCATCATTGTTTGACTTACTAGGACGTGAAGTTAATCTTCGGGAAATTCGCAATTCAAAGGTTGCTAGACAGTTTGATACCTCAGAAATTGAAATGGCACTGAAAAATGTTATTGAAAGTGTACATAAGGAAATTGATGATACTAAAAGGCAAATTGATAATGTTAAG GATACAGAACAAAACTTGGATGTAAGAATTGAAAGGCGTCGTACAGAACTTGATAGAAATCAAAAAAGGCTACAAACATTAAAGAAAGTACGCCCAGCTTTCATGGAAGAGTTTGAAAAACTTGAAGTTGAATTAAGATCTTTATATGAtgattatttacaaaaatttcggTATCTTGCATATCTTGAACATTTATACGAAGATACCGCTAAAGCGGAACAAGAAAGATTTGAAAGGCG ACAAGAAGCAACACGGAAGCAGTTGGAAAAAATGAGAGCAGAGGATGCTAATTTTGAAACTATGATGGAAGGAAATGATTCTATATTACCAACAAATCTTCAAGAACCTCCACCTCCTCTCGGTGatattgaaaaacaaaatactGAAAAAAGGATACAAAGCAGTCGATTAAAATCAG ctGGCCGTGCATCAAGAATGCAAATATCACAGCGACGAATTTATGGCAGTATGTCAGGACGTCAGAGAGGAACAATTCAAGAATCAAATGACAGTGTTGGTTCTTTAGATAGTGATAGTGATTTGCTGATTGACGGTGATCTCGATGATGACGATGAAGATGACGATATTTTAGACTCTGTAGGAGGACCAGAAATTgggaattttaattcaaaagttGTGCAAGAAAAACGGGCTGTTAGTAAGTTAGATCATTCAGATGAGGATTTTTAA
- the LOC143148180 gene encoding large ribosomal subunit protein mL62 has product MNIVTRQYLRIFKHNLTLYNQCNVLGRALAFKSALSLDKLYPTSNLQLFTPTFVPEDPNAKFSGYIPIEQLNITYCRSSGAGGQHVNCTNSKVDLRFHLKSAKWLSEEIKEKLLNLHITKINKEGYFVIKSELTRSQHLNLADALRKLRTIIWDSIKPPPETSPETKEMKRKQLLAAARKRLHEKRMHSETKQNRRPSITDLLS; this is encoded by the exons ATGAATATTGTTACTAGACAATACcttagaatttttaaacataATTTAACACTGTATAATCAGTGTAACGTTTTAGGAAGAGCACTTGCATTTAAAAGTGCTTTATCTCTTGATAAATTATATCCGACAAGTAACCTTCAACTTTTTACACCAACCTTT GTTCCTGAAGATCCAAATGCAAAATTCAGTGGCTATATACCTATAGAACAACTTAATATAACATATTGCCGTAGTAGTGGTGCTGGAGGACAACatgtaaattgtacaaatagtAAAGTAGATCTGAGGTTTCACTTGAAAAGTGCTAAATGGTTATCagaagaaattaaagaaaaattattaaacttg CatataacaaaaataaacaagGAGGGCTATTTTGTAATCAAGTCAGAATTAACTAGATCGCAACATTTAAATCTAGCTGATGCTCTACGAAAATTAAGAACAATAATATGGGATTCTATTAAACCACCACCAGAAACATCTCCCGAAACTAAAGAAATGAAACGGAAACAATTGCTCGCAGCAGCAAGAAAAAGACTTCATGAAAAACGAATGCAttcagaaacgaaacaaaatagaCGACCCTCTATTACAGATTTACTTtcataa